The nucleotide sequence CTACCTTAATAGCAAAAAGGATAATTTTAGCACGAGCTATAGTAAGAAAACCTTCAGTATTAATCTTAAAACAGCCGCTTGAAAAATTTGAACTCCAGGAAAAGAAAAGAATATTAAAATTCTTAACCGATCCTAAAAACAAATGGAGCCTTATAGTGGTAAGTAATGATGAGTTATGGAAAAATACTAGTGATGAAACCCTGGAGTTGCAGGATGGTAGAATCGTTAAATCTCTGTAGTTATGCTGAATATTTCTGAAGAAAAATTAAACGAGCGTATAGATATAACTGATTCCGCATCGGGTAAATTAGTGTTTTTTAGAAAACACTACGCCATATTTAATAAAGTACTTATCGGGCTTTTTGTTTTATTCCTGATCATTCTCTTTTTACCCTGGACACAAAATATTAGGTCCACCGGAAATGTTACCACGCTAAGCCCTGAACATAGACCTCAAACCATTCAATCTCCAATTCCCGGGCGTATTGAACAATGGTATATCAGCGAAGGGGATTTCGTAAATAAGGGAGATACAATTTTAAGAATTTCTGAAGTAAGCAGTGATTATTTTGATCCGCAGCTTATTAGCAGAACTTCAGGCCAAATCGATGCCAAAAACCAATCAGCACTTACCTACGATGAAAAAATCAACGCGTTAAGGCAACAATTGGAGGCCCAGGAGAATGAACGGGAATTAAAGCTAAGTCAGGCGATCAATAAAATAGAACAGGCGCGTTTAAAAGTAAGAAGCGACAGCATAAAGCTTGAAGCCGCCCAAACACAGGTAGAAATTGCCAAATCACAGTTTGAAAGATTGCAAACTTTACAGGAAGAAGGTCTATATTCCCAAACCGATCTGGAAGCAAGGCGCTTAAAGTTGCAGGAAGCGCAGGCAAAATTAATTGCCCAACGAAATGATCTTTTATCAAGCAGAAATCAGGTAATTAATGCCGAGATAGAGATCAATAGAATTCGCGCTGAATATGCTGACAAGATTTCAAAAACAAAACAGGAAATTTTCACCTCACAAGGCAATCAGTTTACTACCCAGGCTGAAGTAGATAAACTTGAAATTGAACTTTCTAATTACGAACAACGCAGTGAATTATACTATATAGTTGCACCACAAGATGGCTACGTAAATAAGGCATTACGGGCCGGTTTAGGCGAAACTTTTTCACAAGGAGAACAATTGGTAGGTATAATGCCTTCAAATTACCAAATGGCAGTAGAAACCTATGTTAGACCATTAGATTTACCTTTAATTCACGTGGGTGAAAAAGTACAGATACAATTTGACGGTTGGCCGGCTATTATATTTAGCGGTTGGCCTAATCTTTCCTATGGTACTTATGGTGCGAAGGTGGTAGCGGTAGAAAATTATATTTCTCCCAATGGCAAATACCGGGTATTATTGGCCCCCGATCCTGACGATAATCCATGGCCAGAACAAATTGGTATTGGCAGTGGGGCTCAAACTATTGCGCTGCTGGAAAATGTTCCAATCTGGTACGAACTGTGGCGAAATTTAAATGGTTTCCCACCTAATTACTATTCGCCAAATAATGGTACACAAGAAAAACCGACAAAAAGTAATAGTAAATAACTTCGGGGCGAGCCTTCGAAGCGTTATTACTGGAAAATATAGTTTGATTTCGAGGCAAACCTCGGAGGATGTAATCTCGATTATCGAGTAAAAAGTAGACCGAAAAATGCGCTTAGCACACTATTTCTTAATGCTATTTTTTGTTTGTTCTTCTGCATTCGCACAAACAGACAGTTTAAGTTATACCGAATTTCTAAATAAGGTAATAAACGAACATCCCGTGGTACGGCAGGCAACACTGGTAAGAAATATAGGTGATGCAGAAGTTCAGTCGGCCAGAGGGGCTTTTGATCCGCGCTTTGTGGTAGATTATAAAGAAAAGGAATACAAGGGAACAGAATACTACGATCTTCTGGACGCTCAATTGCAGGTACCTATGTGGTACGGCTTAAAATTGAAGGGCGGATTTCAACAAAGCCAGGGCGCTTATGTAAATCCTCAAAACCAGGTGCCTGAAGCTGGTCTTTACCAGGCCGGGGTAATTTTATCCCTTGGCGAAGGCTTGTGGATAAATAAACGAATGGCCGGCTTACGTAAGGCCCAGGCGTATAGAGAACAAAGCAAAGCTGAACAGCAACTTTTAGTAAACGATATTCTTTTAGAAGCTTCTTTCACTTATTTTGAATGGTTAAGGGCTCACGAAAAACTGGATATTTTTGAAGATTTTCTAACAAATGCCAACGAGCGTTACCGTGGAATTAAAAGAGGCGCTGAAACAGGAGAAGTAGCAGGAATAGATACCGTAGAAGCCAGGCTTAATATTCAGCAACGTAAATTGCAAGCCAACCAGGCAGCAGTAGATCTTAGAAAGGCCAGGTTAAAACTATCTACCTATTTATGGAGCCAGGATCAACCTCTGCTCTTACAGGAAGAAGTGGTCCCCGTAGAAACCGACATAATTTTGGGAAACCTGCTTTCAGAAAGACCCGAAACAAATTTTGAAACACATCCGCAATTGGCTTTTTATCGTCAAAAAATAGAAGCACTGCAGATAGAAAAACGCTATCGTTTCAATAAATTATTGCCAAAAATAGATCTGGAATATAATTTTCTATCAGAAGAACCCGATAATTTCGAAACTTTTAATTCAGGCGCCTATAAAGCAGGGTTAAAATTTTCTATGCCTTTATTCCTAAGAAAAGAACGTGGAGATCTTAAAGTTGCAGAATATGAGCTACAAGACGCCAAATTGGAACTAAATCTAAAAGATAACCAGTTGCAGGCTCGCATCAATGCTATAGAACAACAGCTTCAGGCGTTTTTAGAACAAATTGAAATGACCCAGCAAATGGTAACCGATTCTAATACCTTGCTGGATGCTGAAGTACGAAAGTTTAATTTTGGTGAAAGTTCTATCTTTCTAATAAACACTCGCGAAAGTAAATTTATTGAAGCCAGGCTTAAGCAATTAGATCTTCAGATTAAATTTCTAAAAACCCAGGCTGAGTACTTACAAGCCCTTGGTAGCAATGCGGTGCAATAAAAATTGCAGCAGCTTTTAAAAGGAAAATGATTTCTAAATTTCAGTATTTCTTTTAAGCATTTAAACCCATAAATTTGTAAGTTAGCTTAAATATAAATAACTCTTAAAATCAAAATTATGCTGACTAAAACTTTAAAATCAGTTGCTTTTCTAGGTATTTTTCTTTTTATGGTTTCCTGCGGAGAAAGTACAGATACTGTAGAATCTGGAACTTACCAGGGAACAATAGAAGAAGTTGAAGCTTCTAAAGATGAGATTTACGTAAAAACAGACGACAATAAGACTTTAGAGCTGTATTTCAAGGAAAATACCGAGTTAACCAGAAATGGTAGCACCGTAGATTTTTCAGAATTGAAAGAAGGTCAAAAAGTAGAAGTTGAAGTTGAAAAAGTAGGAAAACGTTTAGATCCTATTTCTGTAAAAATTATGGAATAACATGAATCAGTTACCTGATTTTTGGCGGACAGAGGTTTTTCATCCCCTGTCCGTTCATTTTCCTATCGCCATTCTATTAGTTGCATTTTTATTTAAACTAATAGCCCTGGGCTCGGCAAAAGACCTCTGGAAACAAGGAGGAACTTTTTTACTTTTACTAGGCACGATAGGAGTTTGGATTGCAATTTATACAGGTAATCTTGCCGACGGAATTGTTTCAAGAAAAATTTGTGATCCCACTGTGCTTAAAGAACATCAAAACCTGGCCTATGTAACCGCATGGCTATTTACCGCCTCCCTCCTTATTGATCTATTAAAGTTCTCTAAAATTCGATTTCTTACCAAAAAGAAGAGTATATTATCTATTCTCTGTATTATTACTTTGTCGATAGGTTCCGGTTATCTTATGTATGTTGGGCACTTAGGCGCTACCCTGGTTTACCAGCAGGGAGCAGGTGTTTATCAGCCTTCGGAAGATTGCGCTGAATTTAATTAAATAATTTCGGCTGCAGAATAACCATTTTGCCTTTTGCCATTTCTCAACCCAAGTTTAAACTTTTTTATTTCCCCACTAATCTGATTCTCCGTTTTCCTAAAACCCGGGAACTAGTTTTCGCATCCACTACTCCAACTTTCAATACCGAATTATTTTCCAGCCCTTTCTTAGATAAATATTAAGCTATTCCTACTGAATATTTCCATTTCAAAATTCTGCCATTTACCCCGCTTAGGTGTTATCCTTCCCAGCTCACTAATATTTATTCAGAATTTTCATTAAATCAACTTCAGGCAAGCCCTGATGTATTTAAATCTCGATTATCAAGTAAAAACTGAACTCTTCCAGCGAAACCTGATCTTCATCATAGCATACTATTTATTATTCCACTATAGCCTTCTATTTATCAATCCCTTATGTAACAAATGTTGCTGTAAAGAGGCGACTTTGTTTCTAATTTTGTGCTGTAATTCAAAAACAAATTGACTTAGCTATTAGCTGAACAATAGGTTAAATAGGTTTTGCTGCAATCATAGAAAACCAGGTAAAAGAGGCCAATTAATGTTTGCAAAACCTCAACTGCTCAGGTAATAAATTAATAAAAAACAACCTTAAAAAATTATTTATGAAAACTGTTTTAGTTTTAGGAGCCGGCACAGGCGGAATCGTAACCGCCAGGGAATTAAGTAAACATAGCGGCAACGAAGAAGATATCAACCTGGTAAAGATCCAGGTTTTTGAAAAAGGAGAAAACAGTCTTTTTTCGCCTTCGCTACCCTGGGTAATGGTTGGCAACCGAAAACAGGAAGAGGTAACAAAAAGTATTAACAAACTGCAGGCCTCGGGACTTGAAGTTATCCAGGGAGATATTGAAAATATTGATCCAGAAAATATAAGCATTACCGTAAAAGGAAAACAATATAAGGGAGACCATATGGTAATTTCCCTGGGGGTTGACCAATCAGATATTTATAACCTGGAACAATTTGGGCATAACTTCTTTACGCTAAAAGGCGCTGAAGATTTCCATTCAAAACTTAAAAATTTTGACGGAGGCGAGATTGCTATCCTAGTTTCTTCCCTTCCTTTTAAGAGTCCGGCGGCACCTTATGAAGCTGCTATGCTTATAGAAGATTTTGTAACAAAAAACAAGCTCAATAATAAAACCACTGTTTCACTTTTTACTCCTGAAGCCGGCCCTATGGAATTTGCAAGTGCTGAAGCTTCTGAGGAATTAAAGGAGTTACTGGAAAAGAAAGGGATCAGGTATTACCCAAATCATCAGCTTACTAAGGTTTCTGCTAATAAATTAGAATTCAATAACGGCAAAAAATACTCCTATAATCTGCTGGCCTATACTCCAAAACACCAATTGCCTGAGGTGATCAGAAAGACCGACTTAGCCGGAAAATCTGGTTGGGTTGAAGTAGATAATCAAACCTTAGAAACCAAATTTCAAAATGTATACGCTATTGGTGATATCACTCACCTCAAAACTGAAACCGGCACCATACTTCCAAAAATAGGAGTTTTTGCAAGGCAACAGGGAGAAGTAGTAGCTCACAATATTAGTAGAAAAATAGGCAATCAAGAACCAGATCAAATCTTTGTACCCGAAGGAAAATACTTCATCGAGGCAGGAGAAGGAAAAGCCAGTGAAAGCGGCGGAAAATTTTCCGGTGAAGAAAATAAAAAGGTAAAGATGAAAGATCCAGCCCAGTGGAGCCATTTCTCCAAATGGTGGGATGAAAAATTCTGGTTCTTCAAAAACTTTTAATCCGAAATATAAAAGCGAAATGATGAAAATCAAATATATAATTATGCTGGTAAGTTTACTTCCGGGACTGTGGTTACAGGCCCAGGAAGTGCGGCCAATTTCCAAAAGTGAAGCCATAGAATTGGTGAAACAAAATAACCGGGAGATCAAAATATCTCAACAGGAATTCCTGGAATCCAGGGGAGATTTTAGGCAAACCAATTCCATCTTTTTACCCAATGTAGCAGTATCACATTCGGGAATAACTACCACGAATCCTCTAATGGCATTTGGTTCTAAACTCAACCAGGGAATAGTTACCCAAAGCGATTTTAACCCGGAGCTCTTAAACAATCCGGATAGGATCAACAATTTCGCCACTAAGATTGAAGTAGAACAACCGCTTATCAATGTAGATGGGATCTTTCAACGTAAAGCTGCGAAAAGCAAGATGGCTGCAACGGCTTTAAAGAGAGACCGCACCATAGATCATATGGTCCTGGAGGTTGAAAAAGCTTATATGGAGTTGCAACTGGCCCAAAAGGCTGTAGCTGTTCTGGAAAGTGCTCAAAAAGCAGCTCTCGCCAACAAAAAACTGGCAGATGATAATTATGAGCAGGGTTACCTGCAAAAATCTGATTTATTATCTGTGGAGATAAGGGTTTCTGAAGTCAATAATCAGCTTCAATATGCAAAAAGCAACGTGGTCAATGCATCAGATTATCTTGCTTATTTACTAAACGAACCCGTTAATACCATTTTTGAACCGACAGATTCCCTGGAGGTTTCCCTTCCTCTACAGGAAGATCAGGAATCGGTTTCCTTAGAACGTGCAGATATTCGAGCAAAAAAACTGGCAACAGAAGCCTATGGCGAAATCTTACAGGCAGATAAAATGTCTTTCCTGCCTAACCTGAATGCTTTTGGAAGTTACGAACTCTATGATGATGAGCTCTTTAACGGGGACGCCAGTGGATATATCGCAGGTATACAATTAAAGTGGGATCTCTTTGAAGGTTATAAACGCTTCGGAAAACTTCAAAAAAGCCAGGCAACTTACGAGAAAGCCAGGCTTGAATATGAAGCTTATGTTTCCCGCAGTGAAATGGAAAGAAACAGGGCCAGTCGCGCCGTTAAGGATGCTGAAAATAAGCTTGAACTTACTCGTTTAGCTCTGGAACAAGCCGAAGAATCTTTGAGAATACGCGCCAATAGATTTGAGCAGGGACTCGAAAAAACAAGTGACTTACTAGCAGCAGAAGCTCAATACTCCCAAAAACAACTCGAATACGCACAAACAATTTATGAATACAATTATGCCCAGGCACAATTGGAATTTCTAATAAACTAAACTATCAACTTATGAATACTAAATTATATATAATAGGTCTCCTTGGTGCAACAAGCCTCTTTTTTAGTTGCGGAGATTCTCAGGTGAAAAATTCCACTGAAAATACAGCGCCTGTAAACGTCACCGTAAATACTCCTACAGAATCAGATCAATCGTTTATCACTTTCAGCGGAAAAGTAGAAGCGGTTGAAAATGCCACTTTAAGCACTAGAAATATGGGTTATGTTACCCAGATAAATGCTAAAGTTGGAGATAAAGTAAAAAAAGGCGAATTGCTTATCGCGATCAATAATGCAGACTTACAGGCAAAACGTGCCCAGGTAAATGCAGGGATCACAGAGGCCCAGGCGGCATTTAACAATGCCAGGAAGGATTATGAACGTTACCAGGCCTTATTTTCTAAGAATAGTGCTACCCAAAAGGAAATGGATGATATTACCTCCAGGTATGAAATGGCCAAAGCCCGACTTGAAGCAGCTAAGCAACAAAAGAATGAGATCAATGCTCAATTTGCCTATTCAAATATTACAGCTCCCTTTAGCGGTGTGGTAACTGATAAAAATGTGGAAGTTGGTGATATGACCAATCCCGGGATGCCACTGCTTAGCCTGCAGGTACCCGGCAATTTTGAAGTGAGAGCAAGTGTACCGGAATCTGAAATAGCTTCAGTAGAACAAGGAAAAAAAGTAGATGTACTCATTAAATCTTCCGGGGAAACCCTTGAAGGAGTAGTTTCAGAAATAAGTACTTCCGCCAGTAATTCCGGAGGACAGTATACCGTGAAAATAGCTTTAGATCAAAACCATGCCGAGATCTATTCAGGAATGTATGCCAGTATTCAATTTCCTACCACCGCCGGTGATAAAAGAGAAATGATATTGATACCCGAAACCGCAATAATTAACCGTGGTGATTTGCAGGGCATTTATACGCCAAGCGAACAGAACACCGCTATTCTAAGATGGGTAAGACTGGGCAGAAAAGTGGGTAATAAAGTGGAGGTACTATCTGGTCTTAGTGCCGGGGAATCTTATATCACCTCAGCCGAAGGAAAATTATATAATGGCGCAAACCTAAGTATTCAGCAATAAGCCTACACGGTTAAGTTTGAATCATTTAAATCTCGATTATCGGATAAAAATTACTACAAAATGAAAGAAGGATTAGCAGGCAAAATTGCCAAAGGCTTTATGGATTCTAAACTTACGGTGCTTCTTATGATCGTTTTTATGGTCATAGGAGTATATAGTTCGTTCCTTATTCCCCGAGAAGAAGAGCCACAAATAGACGTTCCAATGGCCGACATTTTTGTTGGTTATCCTGGTGCAAGCCCCACAGAACTTGAATCGCGGGTAATAAAACCCCTTGAAAAAATGGTTTCCAATATTCCTGGAGTAGATTATATCTATTCTACTTCTATGAAAGAACAGGGAATGGTAACCGTTCAGTTCCTGGTGGGAGAAGATATTGAACGCTCCTATGTAAAGCTTTATAATGAACTTATGAAGCATATGGACCAGATGCCAAAGGGAACTACAATGCCATTGGTGAAAACACGGTCTATAGACGATGTTCCGGTATTGGGACTTACGCTTTGGAGTGAAAATTATGACGATTACCAGCTTAGGCAGATAGCCAATGAACTCACCCACGAGATAGAAAAAGTACCCGATGTTTCGGTGACCAATGCAATTGGTGGCCGTAGCAAGCAGGTACGTGTGGTTCTTGATAAAGAAAAGATGGCTGCCAGCGGTGTTGATTTCCTTGGTGTTTCTGAAAAAATTCAGACGAACAACCAACAACTTTCCTCAGGCAGTTTTGACCGGCATGACACCGAATTTTTGGTAAGCACCGGGAGTTTTCTTGAATCTGCCGAAGATGTAGAGAATCTTATTATTGGAATACAACAGCAACAGCCTGTTTATTTGTATCAGATAGCAGAAGTAATTGAAGGACCTGAATTGCCTAAGGAATATGTTTCTTTTGGTTATGGTCAGGGCTCTGAAGCAGGAAATAATTTCTCTTCTGAATATCCTGCAGTAACTATTTCAGTAGCCAAGATCAAGGGAGCCGATGCTATGCAAATTGCCGATGTGATCATCGCTAAAGTAGACAAACTAAAAAGCAATCTAATTCCAGATGATGTGCACGTTGAAATCACCCGGAATTACGGGGAAACAGCTTCTCATAAAGTAGGCGAATTGCTACTGCATTTAATTGGAGCTATAGTTGCAGTTACCCTGGTGGTAATGCTGGCTATGGGCTGGCGCGGCGGTTTGGTGGTTTTCTTATCGGTGCCGGTAACCTTTGCTCTTACCCTACTTAGCTACTATCTTTTAGATTATACGCTTAACCGGATAACTCTATTCGCTTTAGTATTTGTAACAGGAATCGTGGTAGATGATTCCATCATCATTGCCGAAAATATGCACCGGCATTTTAAAATGAAAAGGCTGCCCTTTAAACAGGCTGCTTTATATGCCATCAATGAAGTTGGAAACCCAACCATTCTTGCAACCTTTACAGTAATTGCTTCAGTATTGCCCATGGCCTTTGTAAGCGGATTAATGGGACCATATATGAGCCCTATGCCCATTGGAG is from Salegentibacter mishustinae and encodes:
- a CDS encoding HlyD family secretion protein — its product is MLNISEEKLNERIDITDSASGKLVFFRKHYAIFNKVLIGLFVLFLIILFLPWTQNIRSTGNVTTLSPEHRPQTIQSPIPGRIEQWYISEGDFVNKGDTILRISEVSSDYFDPQLISRTSGQIDAKNQSALTYDEKINALRQQLEAQENERELKLSQAINKIEQARLKVRSDSIKLEAAQTQVEIAKSQFERLQTLQEEGLYSQTDLEARRLKLQEAQAKLIAQRNDLLSSRNQVINAEIEINRIRAEYADKISKTKQEIFTSQGNQFTTQAEVDKLEIELSNYEQRSELYYIVAPQDGYVNKALRAGLGETFSQGEQLVGIMPSNYQMAVETYVRPLDLPLIHVGEKVQIQFDGWPAIIFSGWPNLSYGTYGAKVVAVENYISPNGKYRVLLAPDPDDNPWPEQIGIGSGAQTIALLENVPIWYELWRNLNGFPPNYYSPNNGTQEKPTKSNSK
- a CDS encoding TolC family protein, which encodes MRLAHYFLMLFFVCSSAFAQTDSLSYTEFLNKVINEHPVVRQATLVRNIGDAEVQSARGAFDPRFVVDYKEKEYKGTEYYDLLDAQLQVPMWYGLKLKGGFQQSQGAYVNPQNQVPEAGLYQAGVILSLGEGLWINKRMAGLRKAQAYREQSKAEQQLLVNDILLEASFTYFEWLRAHEKLDIFEDFLTNANERYRGIKRGAETGEVAGIDTVEARLNIQQRKLQANQAAVDLRKARLKLSTYLWSQDQPLLLQEEVVPVETDIILGNLLSERPETNFETHPQLAFYRQKIEALQIEKRYRFNKLLPKIDLEYNFLSEEPDNFETFNSGAYKAGLKFSMPLFLRKERGDLKVAEYELQDAKLELNLKDNQLQARINAIEQQLQAFLEQIEMTQQMVTDSNTLLDAEVRKFNFGESSIFLINTRESKFIEARLKQLDLQIKFLKTQAEYLQALGSNAVQ
- a CDS encoding DUF2231 domain-containing protein — encoded protein: MNQLPDFWRTEVFHPLSVHFPIAILLVAFLFKLIALGSAKDLWKQGGTFLLLLGTIGVWIAIYTGNLADGIVSRKICDPTVLKEHQNLAYVTAWLFTASLLIDLLKFSKIRFLTKKKSILSILCIITLSIGSGYLMYVGHLGATLVYQQGAGVYQPSEDCAEFN
- a CDS encoding NAD(P)/FAD-dependent oxidoreductase, whose translation is MKTVLVLGAGTGGIVTARELSKHSGNEEDINLVKIQVFEKGENSLFSPSLPWVMVGNRKQEEVTKSINKLQASGLEVIQGDIENIDPENISITVKGKQYKGDHMVISLGVDQSDIYNLEQFGHNFFTLKGAEDFHSKLKNFDGGEIAILVSSLPFKSPAAPYEAAMLIEDFVTKNKLNNKTTVSLFTPEAGPMEFASAEASEELKELLEKKGIRYYPNHQLTKVSANKLEFNNGKKYSYNLLAYTPKHQLPEVIRKTDLAGKSGWVEVDNQTLETKFQNVYAIGDITHLKTETGTILPKIGVFARQQGEVVAHNISRKIGNQEPDQIFVPEGKYFIEAGEGKASESGGKFSGEENKKVKMKDPAQWSHFSKWWDEKFWFFKNF
- a CDS encoding TolC family protein, which encodes MMKIKYIIMLVSLLPGLWLQAQEVRPISKSEAIELVKQNNREIKISQQEFLESRGDFRQTNSIFLPNVAVSHSGITTTNPLMAFGSKLNQGIVTQSDFNPELLNNPDRINNFATKIEVEQPLINVDGIFQRKAAKSKMAATALKRDRTIDHMVLEVEKAYMELQLAQKAVAVLESAQKAALANKKLADDNYEQGYLQKSDLLSVEIRVSEVNNQLQYAKSNVVNASDYLAYLLNEPVNTIFEPTDSLEVSLPLQEDQESVSLERADIRAKKLATEAYGEILQADKMSFLPNLNAFGSYELYDDELFNGDASGYIAGIQLKWDLFEGYKRFGKLQKSQATYEKARLEYEAYVSRSEMERNRASRAVKDAENKLELTRLALEQAEESLRIRANRFEQGLEKTSDLLAAEAQYSQKQLEYAQTIYEYNYAQAQLEFLIN
- a CDS encoding efflux RND transporter periplasmic adaptor subunit, giving the protein MNTKLYIIGLLGATSLFFSCGDSQVKNSTENTAPVNVTVNTPTESDQSFITFSGKVEAVENATLSTRNMGYVTQINAKVGDKVKKGELLIAINNADLQAKRAQVNAGITEAQAAFNNARKDYERYQALFSKNSATQKEMDDITSRYEMAKARLEAAKQQKNEINAQFAYSNITAPFSGVVTDKNVEVGDMTNPGMPLLSLQVPGNFEVRASVPESEIASVEQGKKVDVLIKSSGETLEGVVSEISTSASNSGGQYTVKIALDQNHAEIYSGMYASIQFPTTAGDKREMILIPETAIINRGDLQGIYTPSEQNTAILRWVRLGRKVGNKVEVLSGLSAGESYITSAEGKLYNGANLSIQQ